DNA sequence from the Malus domestica chromosome 06, GDT2T_hap1 genome:
TACAGGAGAATATTGGTGGCATTAaaggtcgaataggtattcTCAAGGAGATCTTCGTCTGTTAAGTCCACTTTATAGAACTTAACCAGTGATCAGATTCTACAAACTTGAAAGTTGTATTCATTTACAGACTTAAAATTTTGGAAGCGTAAATGCTACCAgttgtgtcttgcttcaggtaagtaaatgtctttctggtgattgAAACAATTGGCTAGAGTAAATTAGAAGGTGAGTAGGTCTTCCTCAGCGAGGTACTCAGTTTGTAGTGCATCATCGACGGGGTTGTTGTCGGTAGGTTCTTCGATGGTGGCTATAATACCCTTTGCAGTAAGATGGAGTTTCATTTCTTCAACCCACTTCAGGTAGTTTCTTCTAGATATTCCTAGAACGGTgtaatcgagcttgttcaagttcgacatgtccctaaaacggaGGGTACAACAAAACgtggttagtcatatggtaatccATAGACATATATCATAGAACATTCGGGTTCTATAGTCATgtattagtttaatttaaacatgaaagctacaggtttcatattgtaagttttgaatgaaaacttcgggtttcaaaagtactaaatatgaaactacaggttcaattcaGCTTTATGAACAATTTATTCATAAAGGAAAGGTTCCTACAAGAACACATTTAGATTTCTTAAATATGTACAATTATGAAGTTTCAAGAACACAAAATGCAATATGCTGGTTTAAGTGTAGTGAATTTGAGttgcttcgggaactcaagtctGTGaactttgataggagcatatttatgcgacttagttagcttgtttcttggcatttatgttgttagttcatagttattttagtattttaagctattttcgtgtgtttgtatgtCCAAAGGGTTAacgtggcaaagaagtgcattttggagcatttttggagcatttttgggcatggaatggatgacatatgcttggagcaaaaggaatggacgaaatttgaagtttgtgcatcatcgtgtccctataaataaccattttagcacacttatttcacccaacacatccattcacctaccactacatccactcatttcacccaacacattcacataccactacatccactcatttcacccaacacatccattctccaaacatccacccactacacccattacatccactcattaccaaacatctacccactacacctattacatccactcattaccaaacactcatacactacacccattacatccactcattatcaAACCTCCactcactacacccattacatccactcattaccacaacccactacgcccattacatccactcattaccaaacatccacccactacacccattacatccactcattacaactccatacactcctctccctagcatataaatacatccacccttcaccataatttgggagggccatcatccaaagacaccacatcatctacacaactctccacccttcaccataactcacctatatccatccaccaccacaagaggccatccattcaccactcacaccttggtgccgcatatcatgcattcatagttacaattgcctcgtcaacgcttatgattttcatggaacgtaatgatctttaattgtatctctattatgcattcatataggggacttttagagaatgatttgggttgtcgcatgcattcatccaattcaatgagtaaaggaaaatctgagggttaatttgtgcatcacggttaatctggggtgttgagcatcatagtttattgaaaagcaattggagattgatttgtatgcaagtgtgtcatgtgtggagaaagaccttctagctagcccatcattcatccaaaacaaccaatttcgtgcaaatctgtttagttctagtttctgttttgttttactttattttcgtccaaaacccaatccccttttactttagtgtgcctaattagttagaatctgttttagtttgtgtttttaagtgttttgagtctatagagtctagttaaatgtttttaagtttctttttgtaagtcagtttagtttagattagcaatccctcctaatccccggtccaaaacgatccctacttatacatatactacaattgtcaaaagagggtttaatttgagtgcttaactttcatagCATCAAGCTTCGGGACTACGCAAGGATGTCAACAGTTCAaagtagaaaaataaattattgaatcgttaatgtccaaaaatgATCTTCGGGCTAATAATCTTGgattaattatcagattaatggactactGGTCACTTTTAATGACAGACAAGTCATATTAGCTTCGATTGACAATAAACCAagtgataattaaattaaaatatattagcGTAAACCAAAGTACCCCAAAAAATATTTGGGTATGATTTATAATGCGGGAATGCCATAAATTGGCATTGGGTCCAAAAAGTATCACGGCCAGCCAAAAATAGGCTGGCTGGGTATAAGCCCTATAGCAAGGCTGTAGGTTGTTGGGCCTCGAGGAGGGGCAGTGCAAGCCTAGCAGCTCTAAGGCCTAGCAAGCAACGCGGGCTTGTTGCAGGCAGGCCTGAGGCATGGGTTAGACCTATCAAGCAACTGGTTTGCTGCAAGTTTAGGCCAGGGACTTGAGACAAAGCCCAACAATTTAAAAGTTGTTGGTTTGGGTTGGAGAAGGTGCAAGCCCACGGTAACCCTTACTAGGCTGAGGCCTAGTGTTCGTGTAGGCGCAGCAAAGCCCAAAGGGctgcttgataggagcatatttatgcgccttagttagctagttcgtatgcattttcgttatgttttcttcattaaagtagtcttttaagctactttcatgtgttttcaggtttaaaggacatattacatgaaatgatgcaatttagcttttggagcaaaaagtgagcttggattgaaaaggacatgcttggaacacaaggttgggatggaattgaagagttgaagatttgaggtttcctacttgaagtaggaaagctaagcctaaaagtttccattttgggttgatctttcctaaatcggaattggcaaccaaagtttctaaaagtgggaagtttctattcttggaggtttccattttcgtgagtttctattcttggctttgggcttttagatgacttaaaccctaattccttgtggaccctaagcctatgccgcaccctaggcccctttcatttaatttctgccATATTAAAGCCTAATCCATCTCCCCTAGGGTTTGGGCCGCACTTCTCCCATTCTAGAACAccaatttccttgccttgcaaggctttctagaagccctaaccctagcccactccttgccgcaccctaggccctttttctcaccaaatttctgattgtttaacttatttttctggtggatttgggtttctagaaaccctaatctgatttgttagggtttttaagtgcatatatatttattttctacACCTAGCCGCTTCATCTCCCTCTCCACAATTCAGAAATCGTCTAAACCCTATtcccatctctgccgcagctatcatccattccagccaccattcatacaccttgccgcaaccatccctttactccagccaccattatacacctccatacaccatccataccccttgccgcaccaccatatcatcctaaCTCCATTCCTAAACAAAAACCACATCCAAAAATCCCTttaaccatctctgccgcagcaaggagaagaagaagaggagcttgacgtgcagaaattcaaagtggaattcttgggcgttttaggtgtaatctttcttatgtcttcgatgtttcaattcaataaactttgtgttgtgagtatgaggaactaaacccccttagttggggggtaattcgaaaccatgtacatgcttgcaatatgatttgtttacattcagttgttatttcataagttgtggattcaattcgttcatctatttgattgataatttatttgtgtatgttgattgagagtgcacgcttagttttcatgcatgaatatgatgctagattatgagggagtttcacctaatagttacaatcttataatcacaagtagtgaaggtcgcttgaaaacgatcgcgttgaatgaattcttagcataagtttcatgcaattcatagtaacaaatgcttcgttaatgcttatgtttttcatagaacgtaatgattcgtgcttgtatctctattatgcaattcatgtagggaacttgtagggaatgttttgggttgtcgtatgcaatcatccaacctaataacttgtggaaaaactgagggttaattagtgcaattcacggttaatttggggcgttgagtatttataatttattggaagaacaactgaaaatcgtttcatttgcaagtgtgacatgtgtggagaagaacctcctaactagccttttaaccatctatttcaccaaaatggtttttgcaatctgttttagttaaagtttctgtttttgtgttaaattttcgtccaaaacaaaccccccttattttagagtcttagattagttagaaagtgttttgatttgtgtttctaagtgttttgattcaagttttcatccaatttcgtccaaattagtgtaggtgctcaaaactgcccagaaagtggtttttaggcagttttgagtcttctagttgctgttttgagttctagggttgtttaagtgttttaaactttagttttgcattctttgagtctagtttagtgttttaaactttgtttttgagtttttaagtcagtttccaagtgtttagcaatccctcctaatccccggtctagaacgatccctacttacatctttactacaatttgacaaaaagagggtttaatttgtgtgcttatctatttcgcatcactgCTGCCATAGTCTAGACGTCGCAACGATGTCGTTCTAGTGGCGTGCTCGACGCAGCTAGGCTGCAGGCCAGCTCAATGCTCGACGGTGGTGTTAGAAGTGGCACATTGGCGAGCCACAGCCATGCAACATTAATtcccaatttttgtttttttgttgacTTTTCTAGGGTTTAAAGAACCctaaattgcttctaatttatttatatgctttgactcacaaattctacatagcaaaataataattgtGTAATGCATGAAACGTACATATATGTTgacaaatatataaaacatatacaTCGGAAGGAATATCGAAAGGAAAAtgttttcatatatttgtcaacatatatatatatatcatgaaaAATGTTTTCATCAttcgtggacgtttcaaatattgtactttattttaagcgtacctgattggttgaaaacaaataaaactctttgaattttgtagaagaaagtCTCATCCAACAATCCTTTAGTTCCTTAGCTTCTGACAAGagcgtgttgataacgtgtttGTAGGCCTAATTTACTAAACTATTCTAGGGGAATAGAGAGGGGAGGCCGACtagaataagagagagaaaagagatttaattgtgagatgTGTTGTATCATCCCAttatgtctttatttatagtagtatgatATGTTAAATTCTTAGCATAATAAGAATACAACTCTAATATAATACTATCTAACTTAGGAATATTCGAAAAAATACACTAAactttacacaatcacattcatattctaaatacgattacaacaacaatatataacaacaaaaatatttttaaagaaaagattTGGGCTTCCAACGGTGAGTGAATAGACCGAAGGTTCCAGAACCCCAAACAAACCCCACTTTCCCTAGAAGCCTCTGGTCCCTTACACATTATTGATCTATCTTATATAAAGCTCGCCCTTTCGTCGCCCCCTCAATCCCCTCCACCCGCAATCCCTCTACTTTCTCTCAAATAGGTTTCTTGAATCCCTAAACAGCCATGGCCGACGAAGCCAAAGCCAAAGGGAACGCCGCTTTCTCCTCCGGCGACTTTACCGCCGCCGTCAACCACTTCTCTGAAGCCATCGACCTCGCTCCCACCAACCACGTCCTCTACTCCAACCGATCCGCCGCCTACGCCTCTCTCAACAAATACTCCGAAGCCCTAGCCGACGCCAATAAGACTGTCGAGATTAAGCCCGATTGGTCCAAGGGCTACAGCCGGCTCGGCGCCGCTCACTGCGGATTGGGCCAGTACAACGACGCCGTTTCGGCTTATAAGAAGGGTCTCGAGATTGACCCCAATAACGAGGCTCTGAAGTCTGGTTTGGCCGACGCTCAAGCCGGTGCGGCCCGCTCCCGGGCTGGACCTCCGCCTATGAACCCATTTGGGGATGCGTTCTCAGGTCCCGAGATGTGGGCCAAGCTCACTGCGGACCCGTCGACCCGAGCTTTCTCGCAGCAACCTGATTTTGTGAAGATGATGCAGGAGATTcagaaaaaccctagcaatctcAATTTGTATCTGAAGGACCGGAGGGTTATGCAAGCCCTTGGGGTTTTGCTCAACGTGAAGTTACACGGTGGAGCGGGGGCGGAGGATGAGGAGATGCCTGAGTCTCCGCCGGAGCAGAAGCAACCTGAGCCCcggaaggaggagaagaagcCGGAGCCCCAGCCGGAGCCGGAGCCGGAGCCAGAGCCGATGGAGGTGAACGAGGAAGAGAGGGAGGCGAAGAAGAGGAGGGCCGAGGCAATAAAGGAGAAGGAGGCTGGTAATGCGGCTTATAAGAAGAAGGACTTCGACACAGCGATTCAGCGCTACACCAAGGCCATTGAGTTGGATGGTGAGGACATTTCGTTTATCTTGAATCGCGCTGCGACGTATTTGGAAATGGGTCAGGTATGGATTGCATATCTAGTGTTTGCCATTTATTTTTAAGCTGCATAATAATGTTTACACTCTGATTGGTAATATAGTTGACTGTAAGCTTGTACTGTTAGTATAATTTAGTGTTCTTCGTGGATACGCTGTGATGTTTATTGATTTAGATGAAGCTCCTCGATGCTGTAACTTTAATGATGATGTTACACAAAACGAGCTAGCTCAATTTAGAGTGATGTATAGACCTAGCCCCATAAGTTTAGTCGGTCTAATAATAATTTGTGGTTTATAAATTGCCCACGAAAATGAAAAAACAATTGAAGTTTATCCCAAGGACTTATGATTTAGCTGCGACGCTGCACAGATTTTATTCAGTTTTTCTGACCTGACCGTTGTCTTTTGTTAATTATGCTATTGTTTGTCCTTATGGTCTGACAAATTTGGACTTGGGATGTCCTCTTCAACAATGCTTGATCACCTGAGGCTGAGCTGGCTAGGCCCAAATTTCAGTAATCCTCCTTTTCGTATCATTTGTAGAAGTTCATGTTACAATTTGGATGTGGTAGAATGTCTACACAAAAAAGTGAAACCTCTTTCGGCTTCATACTTGCATATTCGGTGTTCTTTTTTATGGGTCATATTGTTGTTTGCATTCGCTCCTTGCTTGGTCATGCTATACTTGTTATAGACTTTGGTTTTCTGATGTGAAAGGTGAAAGTAGTCTTGACCACTAGTCTTGTTAACAACTTTATGCTTGGTCGTAATATTGGTATTGTTAGCTTGTTATGGATTATTGATTTGAGTGCATTGTTAAATTATATCAGTTTGAGGACTGCATTAAGGACTGTGAGAAGGCGGTGGAAAGAGGAAGAGAGCTAAGGTCTGACTTTAAAATGATAGCAAAAGCTT
Encoded proteins:
- the LOC103412249 gene encoding hsp70-Hsp90 organizing protein 3-like, with amino-acid sequence MADEAKAKGNAAFSSGDFTAAVNHFSEAIDLAPTNHVLYSNRSAAYASLNKYSEALADANKTVEIKPDWSKGYSRLGAAHCGLGQYNDAVSAYKKGLEIDPNNEALKSGLADAQAGAARSRAGPPPMNPFGDAFSGPEMWAKLTADPSTRAFSQQPDFVKMMQEIQKNPSNLNLYLKDRRVMQALGVLLNVKLHGGAGAEDEEMPESPPEQKQPEPRKEEKKPEPQPEPEPEPEPMEVNEEEREAKKRRAEAIKEKEAGNAAYKKKDFDTAIQRYTKAIELDGEDISFILNRAATYLEMGQFEDCIKDCEKAVERGRELRSDFKMIAKALTRKGTAYVKMAKCSKDFEPAIESFQKALTEHRNPDTLKKLNDAEKAKKDLEQQEYYDPKLADEEREKGNEYFKQQKYPEAIKQYTEALRRNPKDPKAYSNRAACYTKLGAMPEGLKDAEQCIELDPTFAKGYTRKGAVQFFMKEYEKALETYQEGLKHNPSNQELLDGVRRCVEQINKASRGDLSPEELKERQAKGMQDPEVQNILQDPVMRQVLTDFQENPKAAQEHTKNPMVMSKIQKLVSAGIVQLR